The Sandaracinaceae bacterium nucleotide sequence GACGCTGCGACGCCGCCTGGTGCGACACGACGGGAGAGAGCGGATCACGCTCGAGGTGTCGGAGCTGCCGGACTCCGGGGCCGACTGGGGCGAGGTCGTCGAGGCGTTCCGGGACGCGCTCGCGGACCGGATCGGGGACGGCCCGGCCCGGCTCTTCGAGTGCGACTTCAGCACCTCGACCGAGGTCGAGCGCCTGGCAGGACGCGTCGTGCTGATGGACGCCTACACGCCGTTCTACGACTACCAGCTGGAGTGCATCTGCGGCATCCCGTGGGTCCGGCTCGAGGGGACGGTCGAGGACTGGCGCCGGATCCGCGAGCGCGTCGACGTGCTGGCGGAGCTGGACCTCGAGACCTGGGCCCGCTCGCTCCGCCCCATCTGCGATGAGCTGGTGAAGGCCGCCGAGGGCGCGCCGACGCTCTCGTTTTGGCGCCGCCTCTACAAGCCGGTGGACGCGTACGGCGGCGACGTCGTGACGGGGTGGATCGCCAGGCTCTATCCGTACGTCATCGCCGAGGGCGCGGCGAGCCGTCCGAACCCCCTGCTCGCGCTCCCCATCGACGAGCCCTCCGGGCACTCGGACGGGTGGTACTCGGGGCCCGGCGTGCGCACGCACGACATCCCGGCCGAGGCGTCCCGCGCGCGCATCCGCGTCGTCGACCACCCCCGCGGCGAGGTGCGCGACGTCTCCCTCGAGGCGGGCGTCATGGCCGTGGGGCTGGAGGAGGACGGTGCGCTGGCGCCGCTCTGCGCCTGGGTCCTGCGCGCGGATCCGGCCCTCTCGATGCTGGACGTCATCGCGCGGATCCGGGAGGAGCACGTGGCGGTCGAGCTCACGCCCGAGGACGCCACCAGCGCGCTCTTCGGGAACGCGGAGCTGGTCGCGCTGCGCACCGAGCTGGCGGAGGCGCGCCTCTTCGACGGCCGCTGGCGCCTCCGGGGACGGACCGGGGAGGAGTCCATCGACCTCGCCGCGAAACGAGCCGACCCGGGGTTGCTCGACCGCTTCTGGCGCCTGCTCGGTCGTGGTCGGAACGAGCTCATCCATTTGCGGCAGGGGGCGGGGCCGAGCCTGGTGCTCGACCGCGTGCTCGATCTCGACGACGGCACCTACGTCGCCGTCTGGTCGACCCCCGGCGCCCGCCCGCTGCTGGTCCGCGGTCGAGCCGAGGCGCTCGAGCCGACGGATCCGGGCGGGCGCCGCCGGACGACCCAGCGAATGGACTAGCTGCGCGTGGTGGGCACGTCGCTCGCCGAGCTGCTCTGGACGGCGATGGAGGGCGGCGGGTCCGACGCGCTGCCGGACCTCGGGCCGCTCTCGGAGAGCCTGCCGGCGTGGGCCCGGCCGATGGGGTGACCGGGTCGAGATCCACCGCGCCCCTGCGACCATTCACCGCATGTCCTGTCGCGCGGAAGCTGCCATGCTCCCCGCGTCTGGAGGAACACATGCGTGACTTGGGATGCCTTCTGGTCGGTTTGGCGCTGGTGAGCGGATGTGACGAGGCCGATCCGCGCCCCCTCGGCCCGGACGACGCGGCCGCGATGACGCTCTGCGAGGGATTCGCGGAGACGCCGATGGAGCTCACCGCCGCCCTGAGCGAGGACGACGCCGCGAGCGTCGTCATCGAGCGCGAGGGCCTCTACCGCGTGACCTTGCCCGCGGGCGCCGAGAGCTACGCGATGCTCCGCACGGACACGATGCACGCGACGATGGCCATCGGCGCGGCGCCGGCCGGCATCCTGCACAACCTCTCGGTCGGGCTCCCCGGCGCGACCCGGTCCGCGGTGTGCCCCGCGGTGGTGGTGGACGAGCACCGCGTGCACATCCACGCTCCGGACGACTACCTGCTGACGTTCTCGAGCGAGGGTGAGCGGACGGCGCTGGTCTACGTGACCATGGCCGAGGTGGGCCACCCCGACGGCGACGGTGGCATGCATCACGACCACGACGGCGGCGTGCACCACGACCACGACGGCGGCATGCACCATGACCACGACGGCGGGGCGCACCACGAGCCCGACGGGGGCGCGCACCACGACGACGACGGCGGCATGCACCACCACTGAGCAGCCGGGCGCGCCCGGTGCTGAGACGGTGTGTCGTCGGTTCAGCGCTACGGCGCGGAGGCGCTGGCTCTCCAGGTTGCCCGCGCGATGGTGAGGGGATAGCTCCTCCGTGGCGAGCCACAGGGACCCCAGCCCCCACGTGGGGGCCCCTCCCCGGCCCCGCGCGTACCGTATTCCGCGAGCTCCTCCCGCACGCAGCCCCCGATCGACACCCCCCGCAGCGCCACCCGCAGCGCCTGCTCGGCCGTCGTCTCGGCCCCCACGTGGGGGCGCGCTTGGTCACCAGCCGCCGCGCCTCCTTCTCCTTGAAGCTGAGCGCTCTCAGCATCTGGAACACCTCGGCCAGAACGCGCGCCTTCTTCGGCTCCACTCTCGGCGAGCCGTAGGCGGACCCATCTGGGTGCTCGAACACGAAGCCCTCGGACCAGGTGCCGCGGATGACGATCTTTCCTCCGTGCACGATCCCGTGATGGGTCGAGCAGAGCAGGATGAGCCGCTCGGGATCGTGGCTGCCGCCCTGGGACTTGGGGTCGCAGTGGTGCACGTCGCAGCTCGTGTTCTTGCAGCCGGGCACCGCGCAGACGCCGCCGTGCCGGCGCACCACCGCACGGCGCACTGCGGGCGGGATCACCTGGCTCGCCCGTTCGTAGCCAGCCGAGATGTCGACGCGCCCGATGACCTGCGCGTCGCACTCGGCCATCTCCACCACCTCTGGCCCCACCGGAACCTGCTCGCCGTTCGCGTCCTGCGTGGCGGCCTTGCAGCACTCGCAGACCGTCAGCGCGATCTGGTGCCGACTCCG carries:
- a CDS encoding DUF4419 domain-containing protein, whose product is MASRFLVDRVQRATDRPITRPLSEQLESSLLLGGDPERPVVDHGATHPLLGAVHRAFAEHRPLVLTPDVVWLTIAHGVARHVHLNAETLRRRLVRHDGRERITLEVSELPDSGADWGEVVEAFRDALADRIGDGPARLFECDFSTSTEVERLAGRVVLMDAYTPFYDYQLECICGIPWVRLEGTVEDWRRIRERVDVLAELDLETWARSLRPICDELVKAAEGAPTLSFWRRLYKPVDAYGGDVVTGWIARLYPYVIAEGAASRPNPLLALPIDEPSGHSDGWYSGPGVRTHDIPAEASRARIRVVDHPRGEVRDVSLEAGVMAVGLEEDGALAPLCAWVLRADPALSMLDVIARIREEHVAVELTPEDATSALFGNAELVALRTELAEARLFDGRWRLRGRTGEESIDLAAKRADPGLLDRFWRLLGRGRNELIHLRQGAGPSLVLDRVLDLDDGTYVAVWSTPGARPLLVRGRAEALEPTDPGGRRRTTQRMD